One region of Arcobacter sp. CECT 8983 genomic DNA includes:
- a CDS encoding site-specific integrase: MSKVKLRITKTKNGSKYLGVDFVDDEGRRQRKSLGLPATKENIRKAENHIIPKMLLALEENSSEFFQSKMLTVDEFIHTSIEMHKSYRNEDTTADYKSIYKNHIKSVFGHKRIYEIKPSDLKKWQSDLITIKKLSPSRVKTVRKVMSRLFNDAIDDEIIDKNPLLRVRAPRVAPPEIQPFKIEEIKILLSNAEGQFKNFLATAFLTGARSGELIGLKWEDIDFEKKEITIRRSIKMGLIRLPKTINSIRTIDMIDTLIPFLKEQYERTADISEFVFLNKEGNHYYDIKRLRNTYWKKLLAKCDFKYRPIYHTRHSFATMMIENEDILWVANMMGHIDSTTTLSKYARYMKKPHIKRGVFLNSII; the protein is encoded by the coding sequence ATGTCAAAAGTAAAATTAAGAATAACAAAAACAAAAAATGGAAGTAAATATTTAGGAGTAGACTTTGTCGATGATGAAGGAAGAAGACAAAGAAAATCACTTGGTTTGCCTGCTACAAAAGAAAATATTAGAAAAGCAGAAAATCATATTATTCCTAAAATGCTTTTAGCACTTGAAGAAAATTCAAGTGAGTTCTTTCAAAGTAAAATGTTAACAGTTGATGAATTTATTCATACATCAATAGAAATGCATAAATCATACAGAAATGAAGATACAACTGCTGATTATAAAAGTATCTATAAAAATCATATAAAAAGTGTTTTCGGACACAAAAGAATATATGAGATAAAACCATCTGACTTAAAAAAATGGCAAAGTGATTTAATAACAATTAAAAAACTTAGTCCTAGTAGAGTTAAAACAGTTAGAAAAGTAATGTCTAGACTTTTTAATGATGCGATAGATGATGAAATTATAGATAAAAATCCTCTACTTAGAGTAAGAGCTCCTAGAGTTGCTCCTCCTGAAATTCAACCTTTCAAAATTGAAGAAATTAAAATTCTTCTATCTAATGCAGAAGGACAATTTAAAAACTTTCTTGCAACTGCATTTTTGACTGGTGCTAGAAGTGGAGAATTAATAGGTTTAAAATGGGAAGATATAGATTTTGAGAAAAAAGAAATCACTATTAGAAGAAGTATTAAGATGGGTCTAATAAGACTTCCAAAAACTATTAATAGTATTAGGACTATTGATATGATTGATACACTAATCCCATTTTTAAAAGAACAATATGAAAGAACAGCAGATATAAGTGAGTTTGTTTTTTTAAATAAAGAGGGTAATCATTATTATGATATTAAAAGGTTAAGAAATACATATTGGAAAAAACTTCTTGCAAAATGTGATTTCAAGTATAGACCTATATATCATACAAGACACTCTTTTGCAACAATGATGATAGAGAATGAAGATATCCTTTGGGTAGCTAATATGATGGGTCATATTGACTCTACAACAACCTTATCAAAATATGCTAGATACATGAAGAAACCGCATATTAAAAGAGGTGTTTTTTTAAACTCTATTATCTAG
- a CDS encoding helix-turn-helix domain-containing protein, producing the protein MNISFENLEKINTILEKINTLEEKVSNEKKWLSVSETAKYISYSEENIRKLISSGEFVQGVHFHKKIKKLIFNRYELDKWIEGESPKTTTNLNIDETIEEIISSIRK; encoded by the coding sequence ATGAACATCTCGTTTGAAAATCTTGAAAAAATAAACACTATATTAGAAAAAATCAATACTCTTGAAGAAAAAGTATCTAATGAAAAGAAGTGGCTATCTGTAAGTGAAACAGCTAAGTATATTAGCTACTCAGAAGAGAATATTAGAAAACTAATTAGCTCTGGGGAGTTTGTTCAAGGTGTACATTTTCATAAAAAGATAAAAAAGCTTATCTTTAATAGATATGAACTTGATAAATGGATTGAAGGAGAAAGTCCAAAGACTACTACAAATCTAAATATAGATGAAACTATTGAGGAGATTATATCTTCTATTAGAAAATAA